The following is a genomic window from Thalassophryne amazonica chromosome 14, fThaAma1.1, whole genome shotgun sequence.
ATCAAGCAGTCAAAtcctttagtctactaaacttatttAGTCGACtgaggttagtcgcccaacattagttGTCTAAACTCCGTTTCACAtagacggctaaacttgtagattttcACAGGTATAACAAGCTTGCGAGTGCCGCTGCCAAGAAATGGCTACAATGCACGAGTGTTTACTTTCGGTTGGTCGTCTCCTACAACCACGGGAAAGTCTGCTGAACCAGAGAAGCACTTCCGGAAAAAGGCCCCTACTTTTTCCAAagcggaggaagctctccttttggaggaatacaagtgatgtaggggtgctcttgagtattCCAAAGAACATCATCAGCCCTAGCTGCCCAAAGATGGGCTTGGGAGATCGCAGTGTCCCTCAATAGGTAGCTGGACAAATCACCTCATGTGCAGGATAAATGCCAAACTAACATCCATCACGATTCGGCACACAGTCGATTTGGAGATGTGGATGGTGTCGCCGATAACCCACTGAAAGGTCCCACAGACGTAAAACCTCACTGCAATCAGCACCCGAATAAGGGCTGGCAGGGCATTGTTCCTCCTCATTTGGTGGTTGATGGCTGAGGTATCATGTCCACGATGAAGAGGACGGTAAGCAGACGCGTGTTGAACCTTGGCGCCGCAAGGCTCTCACTGCTTACTGCTCCattaagtggtggtacatgatagccgccatttttgaggtaagacactgaagttttgtcaactaaagtAAGATTAGCCTCCcctgtagcaggctaaaaacttGCGCAAAGAATCATTTCAAAAGGTtgagtttagtcgactaaacgAGAATAGACCGCTTTATGAAACCTTGACCTAGTCGCAAAACCCCCCTCTTAATGAATGTGCATTAAGTACAATTTAATATTTTCATGATTTCACTAAGATAAATTTAGATACCATTTTATTGCCAAGTGGGTTCCATACATAGTCACTTTTTGCCCCATTCAGTGATGGCAGATAGTTCCCTGTGGTGGCACATTTCGAATAGACACACATGGCTGGAGTTCGCCCTCTAGTTGTTCTATGTGGCTCTATGCTTAAAACACATCTTTGCATCAGTTCATCAATGTCAAGTTTTATTAAATAATGTAACCTTGCATTTGCTCCCTAAATATTAAAGAAACAGATAGTTAAAAGAAGaaagtacttttttttaaacCCGTTACCTATCGCGTAGTAATGCCAAATGTGATCATAATATAATGGAGATCAATTTGGTCGAAAACCCTCCCACCTCGTCAAAAATCACCAAATGCAATGCTTAGGTTACATTATGAGCAGCCTTTGATAATATCTGGAAAAAGTCTTACCCATCCAGAACCTTCCATGTTATCAGGCCTTTACAGATTTTCACCGAGAATGCTTCTTTCCACATCTGCAAATCAAGCAAAGTGGTTACTCTTACCTGCTCCATCTTCTTAAGTCAGCTTTTGTGAAATAATCCTTCCTTGTAATGTCTGAAATCTAGTATTTGTGGGCAAACTGCAGTATCTCTGACTCAACAGGATCTCCCATGTGTCCAGGAACTAGTCTTTCTTCGCTAGCATCAGCTGCCGGGAAGGTTTAGCTAGCCTTGAAAGAGATGCTCACTACCAGTGCAAGCTTCCTCCACGGGGTGTTGTGCTCCATGCTGCCTTGTCcttcctttctttctctctctctctctctcaacatgCTGACTGGTCCACTGTGCTGGAGCTGAAGACGTCCTGTCTGACAGTCATCTGCAACCTTCCACACTAGCGACGCTGAGGACTCAAACGCAGGTGCTTGCGGCTCTTCTAATCATACCTGCTTAGTGGTGCCCGGCCCTGGCTCTATGACtacccaaaaaaacaacaaaaacaaaaacttcctCTGCTGTGAGCTAGGTACAAGAAAACACACACTCAGAGAAACACTCCTAAAGACGGAAAACATTCTGGACAGGCTGACTTACTCAACAGTAACAATAAAGAAGCAACAAAGAATTAATAACTCATACAGTGATGGTCTGAACCAATGATGCAGTGAACTTCATGTGACTTTACTACACAATTTTATTTGGTCGAATTCTAAGAAAATGTGTGAACAATCTAAAATTGTATTggttgtggggggaaaaaaaaaaaaaaaaaaaaagaggattcCCTTAGTTTTAATTCAGGCTCCTGGTATTTTTTTGACACTAGTACTACACACGATTTACATACTGTGCTTCACATACAAAATCAGAGTACAATTGACACTGGCAAATAAGCAATGAAAAATAACGAGAAAGAAAACTGTAATTCCAGCTTTTCTGAAGGCCTGATAATGATACTATTCGACAAAAAACAGATTAAAACTAAAAATGGACTGAATAGCAGTAACCTAACCcatagcaaaaaaataaaataaaccaccATAAAAATATTGAAATAGcaagatgtgatttttttttctcccctctgtttgttatataaaaaaattatttactcctGATACCACGGGCACAATACATACACATCAGAcgcataaaagaaaaaaaaaaaaaaaaaaagaagcttagtAGGGCAACATCTATCACAATTAGGGAAGGGTATATTCTGTACTTTTGATTTTACAGTCCTTCTTCCACAAATAGCTCCAATTTAGCTGCAGTTAATGTCTGACTTGTATGTTGTTCTACATGCTTTCAGTTGACTGCCTCAAAGTACCCTGCAGCTTTCCTGACATTTCCTTTGCTCACCTCCTCGCCTCTCCTGCTAAGAACTGAAGCCTGTTGAATGGATACAGGATAGAACAAATAGTTATTCTGCACTTTCATGGGCTCACTCTGTACTATGTCATGAGGGAGGTGTGAAACTCAATGCAACTTACATGAAATATTTAATAGCGCCGGGAGCCATAGCTGTTTCCACCACCGCCACCTGAGTTGTAGCCACCTGAATCAAAGAATTGACCACAATTTACTCATTTGGAGAATGTTTGTTTTGATAATCTGTTGGCCACGTGGAGTTGGAAGGTAAaactcaccaccaccaccaccaccaccaccgctgCCGCCGTATGGCCCCTGGTTTCTGCTATTGTAGTTTCCTTTCATGGGTCCAAAGTTTGACTGCTGTCCACCATAGTTCCCAAAGTTGTTGTAATTTCCTCCTCCACCACCGCCACCACCACCTCCATACCCTGAAGTTACAAATGTACATGTGTCAAACTGTATGCTTTTTCTACTAAATAAATCTAGTGCTTACTTTATGTAATTTTACCCCAAGTAAAAATATAAGGCAAATAAGTTACCTCCGCTGTTTCCTCCATAGCCCCCATCACAGTTTCCACCAAATCCCCCGCCCTGGTTCCCATATCCTTGTCCACCTCCTCCATAACCCCCACCCCCTCCTCGGTTTCCTCCATAACTGGGTCCTCCACCATAATTGCCACCTGGACCTAAATAAaatgcataaaacaaacacaaatgagaACTTTATTACAGCAAGGTAAAATGCTAActtcattattttatataattgtaaaatatttaaaaaacacacacaaattaaGCTGACAACTGCAGTGCAAGTGGCCAAGAAAGTGATACTCTCATACAGTACATGGCCACAGACATTGCAAAGCTGAGTGTATGTAGCAAGCTGAGCACAGCTTACCGTTGTCAAAGTCATCCATATAATCACCTCGCCCTCCGCCAAAGTTACCTGAAAACCAAGGAAAGTACAAAAATATTATGCACCAAAAGGGATGTACAGAAACGATCTCTGTTGTCTGCAAACTTAATGTGCCAGTATCCTTCAAAAGGAACAACTTACAGAGGATTCAAACtcagcttgaatacaacatgAGGAAAgaataaatataaacaaaaaaattGTTTGGAGCTGAGGGTTCACACAAATTGCAACACATTTTATTGCAACTTATATCAAAGTCAAATTTATCCatattgcaaataaataaatcagtgcaCACAACTCACCTCGGCCATAGTTACCACCACCGCCGCCGCCACCGCCACCACCGCCAAAGTTACCACCTCTGCCCATGTAGTTTCCAGATCCTCCACTTCTGCCTAATATGAAGAAACACCACTTACAGAAACTGTTTCAACATATCATCAAACTGCTCAAAAAACAAAACGCAAACCTTCCCTCTAAATATGCTATCTTTGACAATGCTTACCTCTGTTATTTACCATCGAGTTCATTTCCTGCTTTGAAAGAGCTTTCCTGACCTCACAATTGTGGTAGTTGATTGTGTGGTATTTCTGAGCTGTTGAGATAAAACAAACAGTAAAATTTCAATATATTACTTGATCAGACATGAATACATTGGCATAAGAAACAAAAAAGTTGTACTTCTAAGAGTAATGTCATATTAGGACGTAGGTCAGGGGACCATCTCGGTCCTCGCCCCTGGAGATGTAGTCCAACCTGTTTCCAGGTACTTATTACAACGAAAAAGAAATTAGCGAGTTAATCTGGTCTCCAGTCACtgcctaaaaaaaaattcaaaaaatgcagactgatttgaaaTTGATTTCATGTCAGGACGGTGTCAAGGCAAACGTCGCCTTTTGGCAGCACAACTGACAGAAATCCATTGTACTGACGGAGAACTTTACTCCCTGGATCaacattttgatttggcacaggttttacaccagatatccTTCCCGATGcagctctacattacatggaaaatTGGAACTGGTGGTCTTAAACCGGGGAATATGCTGCTCAAGAAACAAGCACATTTAAGTGCTTGTCCAACATGCCTGCCCAGTtattgcaattaaaaaaaaaaataaaacaatgagaTCTGCAGCAACAAAACAGTAGCACTGAAAACAATTCACTCAGCTAACTTATTTACATTAAGACTGTTTGATTTCCCAATTGGCTAATAAAGACTGCTTACTTGCCCAAGGTCAGGTAATCCTGTTGATCAGAGGAGATCATGCAAAAAGGGTTGTTTCTCAATCTTGTACAGTTAATTGTGCCTTGAACACAGTCAAATCATGCACTTCTGCTTTCCTGCTATACGTTTAGAAACATCCACAGCaacatatgagagagagagagagaccaatcCATACCAACGATTTTGTCAACAGTG
Proteins encoded in this region:
- the hnrnpa3 gene encoding heterogeneous nuclear ribonucleoprotein A3 isoform X3, giving the protein MENRDSKEPEQQRKLFIGGLSFETTEESLRAHFEEWGSLTDCVVMRDPITKRSRGFGFVTYHSVKEVDDAMKARPHKVDGRVVEPKRAVSREDSTRPGAHLTVKKIFVGGIKEDTDETHIREYFEKYGRIDCIDIMEERSTGKKRGFCFVSFDDHDTVDKIVAQKYHTINYHNCEVRKALSKQEMNSMVNNRGRSGGSGNYMGRGGNFGGGNFGGGRGDYMDDFDNGPGGNYGGGPSYGGNRGGGGGYGGGGQGYGNQGGGFGGNCDGGYGGNSGGYGGGGGGGGGGNYNNFGNYGGQQSNFGPMKGNYNSRNQGPYGGSGGGGGGGGGYNSGGGGGNSYGSRRY
- the hnrnpa3 gene encoding heterogeneous nuclear ribonucleoprotein A3 isoform X2 translates to MENRDSKEPEQQRKLFIGGLSFETTEESLRAHFEEWGSLTDCVVMRDPITKRSRGFGFVTYHSVKEVDDAMKARPHKVDGRVVEPKRAVSREDSTRPGAHLTVKKIFVGGIKEDTDETHIREYFEKYGRIDCIDIMEERSTGKKRGFCFVSFDDHDTVDKIVAQKYHTINYHNCEVRKALSKQEMNSMVNNRGRSGGSGNYMGRGGNFGGGGGGGGGGGNYGRGNFGGGRGDYMDDFDNGPGGNYGGGPSYGGNRGGGGGYGGGGQGYGNQGGGFGGNCDGGYGGNSGGYGGGGGGGGGGNYNNFGNYGGQQSNFGPMKGNYNSRNQGPYGGSGYNSGGGGGNSYGSRRY
- the hnrnpa3 gene encoding heterogeneous nuclear ribonucleoprotein A3 isoform X1, encoding MENRDSKEPEQQRKLFIGGLSFETTEESLRAHFEEWGSLTDCVVMRDPITKRSRGFGFVTYHSVKEVDDAMKARPHKVDGRVVEPKRAVSREDSTRPGAHLTVKKIFVGGIKEDTDETHIREYFEKYGRIDCIDIMEERSTGKKRGFCFVSFDDHDTVDKIVAQKYHTINYHNCEVRKALSKQEMNSMVNNRGRSGGSGNYMGRGGNFGGGGGGGGGGGNYGRGNFGGGRGDYMDDFDNGPGGNYGGGPSYGGNRGGGGGYGGGGQGYGNQGGGFGGNCDGGYGGNSGGYGGGGGGGGGGNYNNFGNYGGQQSNFGPMKGNYNSRNQGPYGGSGGGGGGGGGYNSGGGGGNSYGSRRY